The window GCGGTGGTTCCCAGTGGGTACCTCGATGATGAAACCATATATCACCTGCAACCCAGTGGCCGCTTTGTCATTGGAGGACCCCAGGTGAGACGAGAACGTCTTTCAAATCTTTACCTCTGTAGTTCTCATACACAGTGCAGCCTTGGAACTACCTTATGGCCAATTTCCAGCACAAAAATAGTAACGTAACTGTTAAATGATTGGTCAAGATGAACAAAATCATGCAAAGAGAATTTGTGCAGAAAACTCGAAGTCCCGTTTTGCTTCCCGCAGGGTGATGCTGGTCTGACCGGGCGTAAGATCATTGTCGATACCTATGGGGGTTGGGGTGCCCATGGAGGCGGAGCGTTTTCTGGGAAGGACTACACAAAGGTAGATCGCTCTGCTGCCTATGCTGCCCGTTGGGTGGCCAAATCTCTGGTGAAAGCTGGGCTCTGCAGGCGTGTCATGGTCCAGGTGAGTGAACAAAACTCTATATATTAGTGTCACACATAAAGCATGGtgcagtactgtatgtgctgaggGCTTTCTTGGTTTAAAAAGTCTCTCCTGTCTCAGCTGAAGTTCTTAATGTTGGCATAATCTTTGACAACTGTTTTAGGTATCCTATGCTATTGGAGTCTCCCACCCGCTCTCTGTGTCAATCTTCGACTATGGGACCTCCCAGAAGAGCGAGAAGGAGCTGCTGGAAATCGTGAAGAAGAACTTCGACCTCCGTCCAGGAGTTATCGTGAGGTATCCTGTGGTGtcttatttcacatttcaatgcacaaacatgcagttAGGATCCCTATCATACAGATTTTCCACACACTTCAGGTTTCTATAAATCAGACTTTTATTTCTGTCCCAGGGATCTTGACCTGAAGAAGCCCATCTACCAGCCAACAGCAGCTTATGGGCACTTTGGTCGTGATGTCTTTTCATGGGAGGTGCCCAAGAAGCTGAAATACTGAACCCCTGCCTCTAATCTCCCAGCAGGTCTTAGGTGTACCAcagataaatgtgtgtttgtctacctccccctttctccccaccccccaccccccctcctcacacacacaaacagccacatcGCCACAACTTCCACTATGCGAAAAGATGCCCTTTCCCTTCCCGTTAAATACATCTTCAAGAGAGAACAACAGTATTTCAGATGCCAAGGTATTAAATTGAACAGACATGTTGGAGAAATTGTGCATGCAGGTTTCAGCAGTGTTGCCAGCTTTGATTCATCTTTGTTCTCCCGGTTCACCtcattttttgtattattaatggTCATCAAGTTTTCCTGACACTGCTTGTCAAGAGTGGACTAACTTGAGTCTCCACAAGGCTGATGAGCATTATTGACAGGATATATTTAAACCATAAGGAGCATATAGGTGTTTCCCAATAATGGTATTTTGTAAGAAATATCTCCTATTCCTCAGCATTTAAGTTCAGAGTCTCACTGCAATTTAGTTGTAGAAGTGATCAGTGGTTGGCATCCTCTGTTGGTTTCTCTTTAATGCAGTTTCCCTTTTCACCTAATTTTGTTGCTATTAGCagtcacaaaaaacaaaagcactgttCCCTTCGCAGCCTTCACCCTCTCAGATTTCTGTGGCACAAGTAGGGTTAAACTGTTGTCGAGTACTTGACCCTGTCTGCTAATTTTCTTGTGTGCTGTCCCTTCAGGccatgctttgtttttctgacgTTTTACAGAGAAGTCAGAAGCTGCTAATGACTGTGTGGTTATGTTGGGCTGCACCATGAAATCACTccatttttgtaatttattttgttggtttaaatgtCATGTTAATGTTCTAAATGATGTtgaatgtgtcagtgttgtgctgACCAAGATAAAGGCAGAGGTACTGCACTCCCCCACCACACCCCTACCCTACTGAGAGTGACTCTGGGTGTAGTTACAGAGAAACCCAGGTTCAGTCACCTCTGGGCAGGGGCTGCTTTTATCTCATGGCAACAGTATACTTGAAATCATCTGTAGAATGGCGTTCGACTATTGTTGGGACCCAACTCTTTGACCGGCAAGCAATGATGTGTGCCATGCCAAGTTGAAAGCGTGAAAGGTGGACTGACATagagaagatgaagagcagagccacagacagaccaaaacaaagagatAAGAGGCAGCGCACAGTTGGCTTAGTGAATGTAAGACGTGGTATTACTGCTCTCGTCTTCTCAACAGGGTTGGATTTTGTACAAATGAGGACGCAGGATCAGATTTGTTACTTGATGCTTGTGGATTTTGAATCTTTCACCGAGATTGCACAGCACATTGCTTCTTAAATTTACCAAAAATGGAAAAGGCTTATGTTTTCAGTGTCACTTGTACAGTAGTTCAGTAGTTCCCAAATGAATGTTgagcttatttatttatttatttgtttttaaaatgtattcattCTTCACACCGTACCTCTTTTGGTCATGGGTGGCACACATCTGTTTCCTGAGTATTATGCTTGAAACACTCTGGGTTTGTCAAAGTTGCCCCTCTCATTGTCCTTTCTGAAGACTTCTTTTTAAAAGAGAGGCAGATAAATTAGGGAAAGATATGTGCCAGTGAACCTAAAAAGTTTTGAATACACACTATATGCCTTGGAAAGCTTACCCAAATGCCCTTCTCCATGACTTTGCCCCTGTGTATCCTCACCATGAAGTTGCAGAGTTGAGGCTAAGCCAGCTGTAAGACTGAGTTAGATTGGTATTCACCTTTTTAAATCACCACAGTTACCTGGTCAGAGCTGGGGGCACAGTAAGtgtgtctgaaaatgtcttcatgTACTGTAGATCGGTAGCATTGTGTCACCTTTATGTAATACTTAAATTAGAttataagatttttttttttttttttcctactctGACGAAGCTGATATCCTGTCTTTAGTTTGGCTCCTCTGGCATCACCTTGTGGCTCCTTGAGTGCACTGCATAGAAACCTCAGCTAGGAGCCATAGAGAATAATCTGACTCTCCATCACCCAGTGAAATGACTCCcaaaagtttttttgttttgttttgttttttctaaatcATATGTTTGCATCTTCTGGCTCATCCACAGACGAGACAAATGATTGGTTGGTGTTGTACAGAGAAACCAGCCCGTTTACATGGTCTCCTGTGGGGAGTTTTATAAGCATTCTTTTCACTgtaaaatcatttttgaatgttGAGGACTGTCATTGTGGTTGCTGAATGTGTAAAAGTGCCTTTTTCTCATAATCAGCAATGTCCCTATTCCCTGCCCCCCAGTATCTGACCCCTTACCTACTCAACCTGCCCCCACAAGTTTCTACTAAAGCTTCCCTCTTCAGTAATTCACACTGAGGAGTCGATTTGTTGCTGAGTTTCTCTTTTAAACCCTTCAAATAAACTGCACTCTTCCTTGTGCACATTGACTGTGCTTCTTACTATTTATTTTGCATCATAAAGTAGATTTATGTGATTCCATGTTAAGGTCATACTGTAGATTCTCTTTAACAGTTTTGCATTTAGATAATTCTCCAAAAATCATCCGTGTGAAAGCTCACAAGAAGGAGGAAGTCATGAAACAAGTATGGAATAGAAGTTGGTACAAAAACCTTAAGCAAATTCTTACAAATTTCAGCGTACAGAATGATTGCGAAACATTTCTTCCTTTCATACTAATCATTGAACATTCTGATCCCACAGTCAAGCTTTCATATCTTAACATTCCTTTTACTCCTGAAGTTCAAATAACACTTTTGTCCATGATACTTTGTCAAGCTAAGTCCTGGTTTTCTTCACTTAATGCAGACTATATATACAATGCATAGTCCCAAAACGCAGTAAGATATCAAACCATTATCTGAAAGTAATGCTATCAGGCAGAGTGCCACAGGTGTGAAGCAGTTAGAGAAATTTTTGCAGTTTGACGTTGACAGATCTGGGTCGTTAGCGAGGGCACTGAAGCTGACTCTTTTAGTCCCATCCTGAGAAGAAATTTGAAGAAACTTTATTTGGtgtcatgcatttttaatttaattgaaGTCCTCATAAATTTTCACCTACCTCGGCATTTTAAAGCGTGCTGTAGTTGAGAGGCTTCCATGCAAATCTCTGACAGTAAAACAGCGTCTGCATAGAGAAGACAGGACAAATGTGATCAATACGGAACATTCACAAGATCAACACGTTTACAACTAGACAGCCGTTCACTTACTCCACATCTGAGGGCAGTCTTCATGTCCCTGCACCTGTGCGTTGTCAAAGTGCATGGGTCTGAAAAAGCAGGGACATTTGaataattgattcattgataggcataaaatgaaataattttgaTAAGTTGATGAATCATCCTGATGACAGTTGTGTTCAGTGCAGGTGTACCAGTTTGGAGATCTTAGAGTTATAGTTTAAGGGAACAGAGCTGCCATTAATGTTAACACTAGTGCTTTTCCTGCTACAATAAGTTTAAATCCACTGTGGGCAAAGGTCTGCATTGGGTCGAACCAGTGgatgaacaaaacaagaaaacttGAAGATGAAGGCCTGCACACATTACTGAAGGAGAGGCAGACTGACCTACGAGAGGAGCCTCTTGCCCTTTACACAGGCGGATGAGAGCGCAGATGGCCTGAGGGGTGGCGTAGCTCAGGATGGCGTCCAGCACTGTCTTGCCGAACTTGCCAATCACAGCCTCACACTGATCCCGGTAGGAGGAGggcaaaatgtgacaaatctCCTCCAGCACTTGAATCACAGCaccctgcagagaaagagaaagatgacGGGGCACCATGATGTCCACACAGCCGGCAATGCTGTCTGGAGGCACTCAGGTTGTCTACTtgcatgtatgtctgtgtgGGTGGACAGGACAAAAAGATATTGCGGTTATTCATGTGCACATGTCTTCCTTCACTGCACGAGCGCTCACCTCAGTCCTTTCTTTAGGCAGCAAGTCCTCCAAAGTCTTGACTAGAAAAATGCAGAAAGAGCATTGTGTTGCGGGCTGCACCTAATTGacggacacaaacagcagagggagTGAAGCACAAATAGATCAATCTGAGGCCTTTTCACGTATGATAATATTCACTTCAAATTAGTTCTTCTAAGCTGTacttcactgacattttcacTTGTCATGGCAGCCTGAACAGCCTCCTTAACGAAATACCGGAGCATCTTTTCCTGCTTGTCACAGGAGCCACAGAGCCCAATGATTTTGCAGACCTCAGCTGGTTTCTACACAGGAAGAGATGGGACGATATGTGTTAGAGAAAGACCGCAAAAACTACAGAACACACcactattattattttacttctgttgtgtctgtttaTGAATCCAGCATGCAACTTACAACAACAGCAGTCATGAAGCTGATGGCCACCGGGAGCATCTTCTCCACCTCTTCTTTGCAGAGTTTGGCGGCTGACCCAGGCAGGTGGTCACACATACTTTCCAGGCTATCCATGATCTTTTTCTGAAATAAAGTGCTGTATTAGGAGTACGGTCTTAAACCTAATCTGCAGATGAGTTGGTGTACACCAGTTAAACATATCATTGATTTTAAGAGACAAACCAGACACTATATGTAATTTCTTAGCATTTGCTGTGTTAATGCCAGACAAATGACACTATATGCTTAATATTTTTGCTTGTTCTTGTGAAGCATTTTTTCCTCAATATCTTTGGTGAAGTTTATTACAGATAAGTCCCATTTGCATGTGAGTAAGAGTGGAAATGGGTTGTATGATATGTGCGTATAGACATTCCCATAGTCACACCATACTTACAAAAAAGAATTTGGCTGCAGTTGTGGTGATGTTACAATTGTACTAGTTCTGCTATGAAACCACTGTCCCCAAGTTCTCCGTAACCGCCGCTttcagtgtgaagtttgcacAATGTCCTTTGTTTTGAACAAATACATAATAATTTCAAAACTAGACATATTCACATAAAGATACAAACTTATGTTGTATAATTTTTGAGCAACAGGTGCAATGCAAAGCCAGTTGGCCTCTCAATATCATCTTAAAGTATTAGATTTACCTTTGAAGCACAGGCTTAAGCTAGTAAGGAAAGCAACAGACGTACACAGACACAATTCCTGCCGCCTTTCAGCCAGTCGCGTGCCTCCTTATGGCTCATCAACTGCTAGTTAGCTACATAGCGTTAGCTCCTAACAGACAAATGAAGGaaattttatttgcttttcacAGAGTTGTGACTTTCACAGAGGAACACCTCACAAAGCTGCTAAGGTAACTGAATTTTAAAGCCAGCCTCTGCTGTTAACACCAGCTTTCACATTAATGCCAAATGAAAAGTCAGACAAGCTGAATAGCGGCTAGCTAGGTAGCTTCTGTAGCCATGTCAAACTAGATGTCTGTTGGCTGGGTttatagcagcagcagcagcagcagcagctaatttTTCAAATTTAATTACTGTAGCATTGTTGTGATGTAATGTATTATGCTATTTCACCATTTGTTGGTTCCTTTATGTATTGGTACATATAATTAGATATTTCATAATGAAGTTCCATGCTCCCCTATTGTTATCTAAAATAATGCAAATGTGtagtttcagttttatgttATGAAAATTAGAGCTTGCTAAGTTTTCTGCTGCCACATCAACACAGGTGAATGGCATTTGTTTTGTGATGCTCATAGTCTagaaaaatgatattttacaaaACCGAAGACCCCTCTGGGAAGATTTTGTTTGCAGCACGGTCCATAGGgttcaaaacatttaaatgtatttcttcaGTGCATTGAGGTAATGACTTCTATGTCAAACCATCACTATCATTTGCATTTGAACACAGAGATATATTGTGCAAGGTAACGGGTCTTATATTGTATACTTATTGTTGTTGCATCTTTACACTTTGCCTTGTAGGCTCTACAATGTAGAGCACTATGACAACGTTGGCAAATACGAAGTTACTTTCTGGATGTAATCACAAACTGGAGGAAATTAGTGAAATGTCTACAACAATGTGTTACTTAAAACAGTTAATACAGAAATTGGCACGTGTTTTCTCTCCTTAGATCCTCGTGGGACTCTCAACAGATAAagctgagaggaaagaggatCTTTGAGGTCAGGTGAGAAACAGAAACTAACTGTGAAGTCTCATTTCAACTTTTGTTGGACATAGGAAAGTGACTTAGCACGAACAAAGAAAGAGACGTTCcctttattttgtgtgtgtgtgtgtgtgtgtgtgagagagagagagagagagagagagagagagagagagagaatttcaCTATGCATGACTGATTTCAAATTATTTGCATCTCTGAATGTGATGAAGGTGCTTTAACTGATAAGAGAACAGGTGGGGTGTACCTCCGGGAATTAaaagtgtttccttttttcttttttcttttttaaatttaatgaAGACTATTCAACCAGAGATCTTAGCAAGCCCTTGAGATAACACGATGTGTATGTTAATCTTGACTTAAGAATACGGACATTGACTATCAATAATACTATCAGTGAACAAATATAAGTCCTCTGGAATGTGTTTGCTGCTTAGTTGGCCATTGTACTCACCTGGAGGTCCGTACTAGAAAGCATGTCAGCAAGGAGTTCAAATATTTGGGTGCAGTCCTTGCAGACGTCCCCATTCTGTGTACAGAGCCAAAGTCATAAAATTAAGACAGCTCAACCTGATTAAATCACTTACACATACTGTACCAGGTGTTCATTCTAAGTTGTTGCATGCATGTGATGCAGTCAGaaacaatacaaacagacaGTTGAAGTCACTTCCTAATTTTGAAGAAATCAGGAACActtacatttcagagagaattATTGTGCTTTTTCCTTCACTACATGTATTTGACAGATATAGTTTGTTACTTgaaagattaagattttacataaaatGTATGATCAGTTTAGAAAAAACAATGCCTTGTTAAAGATTAAACTAGTGCTTTCAAAGGTTTTGGCTTGTGAACCATTACAATTAAACAGTGTCTCACTCACTTTCACTCattttgttaaattaaaaaaatcataaacTTACTGCTCTCAGGGCATCTGGAACATTTTGCAAATCATCAACATTAAAAGCTGAAGTCAGAGCTGTAGGATGGAACGTTCAATATATCATTGCAGTATATCTCATCACTTGACTTTTTTACCATTCACTTTTTAATTCATCATCTTAGTACAATTAATTATGTTCTCACCACAGCCTTCAAGACAAATGAATAGAAGCAACGCAATCTTGAGCAAGGCCATCCTCTGATATTTTCAGGCTGTTAGTTGAGTGTCTTCCCTCCTGACGTCTGTACAGGAAACTTTGACTGCAGCTTATATTTGACAGGGCCCACCTACCACATATAGCCCCCACCAACCAGATTGAGGGGGAACAAAAAAACTTATGTTAGTGTGATAAGAGTTATTTATAGGGGAATAGGggaactgttttttttcccctgtttgtCAAAAAGCTAATATTAGTCAAGTTTCATATTCAGTTTTTCATACCTCGGTGCGAAAACTTGACACTGTTCATGTTGAAGACGTGATTATATTTAAAACATGCATTCGCTACATTGTATCACATCATCCTATTTTATAGTTTGGTTCACTCTGGCTGTGACTACTGAGATGTATTTTGCAGATTTGTCTGTATAATGTTAGCCACTCCACTGTACAGAGGTGCATCTTAGGACAGTGAGAGATAGTGTTTTTGGTGCGGAAGGCCATGTTGCCATGGCCGTGTTGTTGTGAAAAACAGTTAAACAGGTCCACGTTCTTTCTCCTTGTACTGTTCAAACTACTTACTACATTTATACTAACGTGTGCTCGCACCAAAGCTAATATTTTTTTCAGAATACCTTAGACTGATTTCTAATCTCAGTTTTTTGTTTGAGAAACTCAAGTGAGACATACTCTATGATCCCCCTGCCTTAAAATAACTTTCTCAACTTCCCAGAAACTGTACTTTATCAGCAAATAATAAGACAAAACATGTAAGGCAGGTGAAAACCACAAATCTAATCATAGGACATCTTTTGAACTAATCTGTCATAACTAAATCTCATATTTATGCTTTCATAACTGTTTACTTTTGCAGGTAATtcttgttgtttgtctgtgaaTGTAAAGTCCATACACATTGTAGGGGCTGGAGATTTTTTTGGTTTCAAGATTTCAACCCTTTCTTcaaaagcagtgtttttttgaTGTCCGTGTGTTTGAAGTGTGACCATTGGGTCACTCCACCATCTTTTGGACATGGCCATATCACACTGGCGACTCCTAGTGGTAGCTTTAAGGACATTGCGTCAGAGAGCAGTGCTTGCGCGTTCCCTCCCTGTTCCACATATCGGATCTAGGAATACTGAGATAAATCAACTGAAAGTGGCACAGATGCACCAGTATTTACTATAATAGTCTCATTTTTCTACAAATGAAAAATCTTTATTATTAGAATAATTTGAGGTGCCATAAACACATAAAGATTCTGCAAAAATacaatttagcattttttagAGATTGTAACACCTGTTGGTCTGTTAATGGCCGGTAcgccactttggtccagactgaaatatctcaacaactatgcACATTGCTGATTATTTAAGCTCTTGAAATATCTCATCACATCACGTGGAAGAGTCATAGTCTTAGCTTGATGTATACAAATGACTTTGGTTATCCTTTCATTTAGCCTCACCATGAAGTTGACATTTGTGATTTCAAGTGAAGTGTTTCCACAACTATTAGATGAATTCATGTGAAATTTGCTACAGATATTCACACACCCTGAAGTACAATAATATTTGTGATCCCTTAACTTCTCATTTAGCTCAATTAATGGGTACAAAATTTAATTTGTCAGACACTTTGGTTTAGGACCGAATACCCG is drawn from Chaetodon trifascialis isolate fChaTrf1 chromosome 20, fChaTrf1.hap1, whole genome shotgun sequence and contains these coding sequences:
- the LOC139348959 gene encoding prosaposin, which translates into the protein MALLKIALLLFICLEGCALTSAFNVDDLQNVPDALRANGDVCKDCTQIFELLADMLSSTDLQKKIMDSLESMCDHLPGSAAKLCKEEVEKMLPVAISFMTAVVKPAEVCKIIGLCGSCDKQEKMLRYFVKEAVQAAMTSENVQPATQCSFCIFLVKTLEDLLPKERTEGAVIQVLEEICHILPSSYRDQCEAVIGKFGKTVLDAILSYATPQAICALIRLCKGQEAPLVDPCTLTTHRCRDMKTALRCGTLFYCQRFAWKPLNYSTL